Proteins encoded within one genomic window of Candidatus Syntrophocurvum alkaliphilum:
- a CDS encoding class I SAM-dependent methyltransferase: MASIIPTSKFGIKHVCEKIDFSNCKLIVEYGPATGVFSDFLLKHMPDDANLILIERNPDFAKTLQESFDDKRVMVFNDSAENISDIMHKYTDKSANYIISGIPFSFFPSSLTDEIIAKSYEALLPEGKFLAYQTFFQKNAHLKDYLDKYFENVTHAYEPLNIPPMRIYEAVK, from the coding sequence GTGGCATCAATAATACCAACATCTAAATTTGGTATTAAACACGTTTGTGAAAAAATCGATTTTTCAAATTGTAAGTTAATAGTTGAATATGGACCTGCTACAGGGGTATTTTCAGATTTTTTATTAAAGCATATGCCTGATGACGCTAATCTTATATTAATAGAAAGAAATCCTGATTTTGCAAAAACACTACAAGAATCATTTGATGATAAAAGAGTTATGGTATTTAATGATAGTGCAGAAAATATATCTGATATTATGCATAAATATACAGATAAGTCTGCAAATTATATAATTTCAGGTATTCCTTTTTCATTTTTTCCATCGTCACTAACAGATGAAATTATTGCTAAATCGTATGAAGCATTGTTACCTGAGGGCAAATTCTTAGCCTATCAAACCTTTTTTCAAAAAAATGCTCATCTAAAAGACTATTTAGATAAATATTTTGAAAATGTTACTCATGCATATGAACCGCTTAACATACCGCCAATGAGAATATACGAAGCAGTTAAATAA
- the infC gene encoding translation initiation factor IF-3, whose product MSKDWRVNEEIRAKEVRLVDEEGQQLGIVPVREAQETAQNRGFDLVEIAPSANPPVCRLMDYGKHKFEQSKREKEARKKQKVISIKEVKMRPNIDEHDFQTKTKNARKFLNSGDKVKFTIMFRGRQITHPEIGKQISEKFAEQLSDISSVEKPPKVEGRNMVMILVPKQDNVSKEAE is encoded by the coding sequence ATTAGTAAGGATTGGAGAGTAAATGAGGAAATTAGGGCTAAAGAGGTTAGGCTAGTCGATGAAGAAGGCCAGCAATTAGGTATTGTGCCAGTAAGAGAGGCTCAAGAAACTGCACAAAACAGGGGATTTGACTTAGTAGAGATTGCGCCGTCAGCTAACCCACCAGTATGTCGTTTAATGGATTATGGAAAACATAAATTTGAACAAAGTAAAAGAGAAAAGGAAGCTAGGAAAAAACAAAAAGTAATATCTATTAAAGAAGTAAAAATGAGACCTAATATTGATGAACATGATTTTCAAACAAAAACAAAAAATGCTCGCAAGTTTTTAAATTCTGGTGATAAAGTAAAATTTACTATTATGTTTAGAGGAAGACAAATCACTCATCCAGAAATTGGAAAACAGATATCAGAAAAGTTTGCTGAGCAATTATCTGATATATCATCTGTTGAAAAACCTCCTAAAGTTGAGGGAAGAAATATGGTAATGATTCTTGTTCCAAAACAGGATAATGTCAGTAAGGAGGCAGAATAA
- the rplT gene encoding 50S ribosomal protein L20, translating to MPRIKRGVSARKRHKKILKAAKGYRGSKSKLFKVANQQVMKSGQYAYIHRKLKKRDFRKLWIARINAAARENGTTYSKMMHGLKVAGIEVNRKMLSELAIGDPQAFSELAEASKKAAN from the coding sequence ATGCCAAGAATAAAACGAGGAGTAAGTGCTCGTAAAAGACATAAAAAAATTTTAAAAGCAGCCAAAGGTTATAGAGGAAGTAAGTCTAAACTTTTTAAAGTAGCTAATCAACAGGTGATGAAATCTGGACAATATGCCTATATTCATAGAAAGCTGAAGAAAAGAGATTTTAGAAAACTATGGATTGCTCGTATTAATGCAGCAGCCCGTGAAAATGGGACTACCTATAGCAAAATGATGCATGGTCTTAAAGTGGCTGGAATTGAGGTAAATCGTAAAATGCTATCTGAATTAGCTATTGGTGATCCTCAAGCATTTAGTGAGTTAGCTGAGGCTTCTAAAAAAGCTGCTAACTAG
- a CDS encoding DUF6125 family protein, which yields MDNKVMRPEELEQKDLARLVIDMFHRITTHHVLWFKEVEHQKGFDKALEILDVAYSKSYSIQLKRLSKVLNFEVEEGIPKPLLEMPREKLIELIDALGVNWLANDGVWFQSVEFSTDMYDAKRCNDTCWTRFSPFEAWSIKRFLNLPEKAGIEGLKQALQFRLYSRVNVQSIIDESENAIVFQMNDCRVQSARKRQGLDDYPCKSAGVVEYTNFAKQVDSRIKTECIGCPPDEHPDEWFCAWRFTLEEEK from the coding sequence ATGGATAATAAGGTAATGAGACCTGAGGAGTTAGAACAGAAGGATTTAGCTAGGCTTGTAATCGATATGTTTCATCGGATAACTACACATCATGTTCTTTGGTTTAAAGAGGTTGAGCATCAAAAAGGATTTGATAAGGCTTTAGAAATTTTAGATGTAGCTTATAGTAAAAGTTATAGTATTCAGTTGAAGCGACTATCAAAGGTTTTAAATTTTGAAGTTGAGGAGGGTATACCAAAACCATTACTAGAGATGCCACGGGAAAAACTTATTGAATTAATTGATGCTCTTGGTGTTAATTGGTTAGCTAATGATGGGGTATGGTTCCAATCTGTTGAGTTTTCAACTGATATGTATGATGCAAAGCGTTGTAATGATACATGTTGGACACGTTTTTCTCCTTTTGAAGCCTGGAGTATTAAAAGGTTTTTAAACTTACCAGAGAAAGCAGGTATAGAGGGGTTAAAACAAGCATTACAATTTAGACTTTACTCTCGGGTAAATGTTCAATCTATAATTGATGAATCTGAAAATGCTATTGTATTTCAAATGAATGACTGTAGAGTTCAATCAGCCCGTAAAAGACAGGGATTAGATGATTATCCTTGCAAATCTGCTGGAGTAGTAGAATACACTAATTTTGCGAAGCAAGTTGATTCACGAATAAAAACTGAATGTATAGGATGTCCTCCTGATGAACATCCAGATGAATGGTTCTGTGCTTGGCGTTTTACTTTAGAGGAAGAAAAATAA
- the ytxC gene encoding putative sporulation protein YtxC — MTYKLKIITDGDRLLDLLQDNFSWLQERGYNLGIKVDREENASIINLELQGYTLDRYFNQDDIIYIFKHQMSELLAEYIAETWEKKLLWKEIIKNYKVISDQDKQIVYYKSLEFLRLYNNNDSINLLLNFSRKNKIANKILKYIEDNDFLVIEGFINFCMQDYLTEIKFAIELAYEELRNEKEYNEFIKLLRYFVETQPPRVFEVNLFMKEDGLFYLWDGNGVKIEEKYIDYYLDDIIMNDTSLDDVLISILITISPQKIVLHNTSAIDYSEPVEIIKKVFNEKIVNCSNCDRCLKLKSQIEQ, encoded by the coding sequence ATGACTTATAAATTAAAAATTATAACTGATGGTGATAGGTTATTAGACCTTTTACAAGACAATTTTTCTTGGTTACAGGAGCGTGGCTATAATTTAGGTATAAAGGTGGACAGAGAAGAAAATGCAAGCATAATAAATTTAGAATTACAAGGTTATACATTAGATCGTTATTTTAATCAAGATGATATTATTTATATATTTAAACATCAAATGTCAGAACTTTTAGCTGAATATATCGCGGAAACTTGGGAAAAGAAATTATTATGGAAGGAAATAATAAAAAATTATAAAGTTATTTCAGATCAAGATAAGCAGATTGTTTATTATAAATCACTGGAATTTTTACGATTATATAATAATAACGATAGTATAAACTTATTGCTTAACTTTAGTCGCAAAAATAAGATTGCAAATAAAATTCTTAAGTATATAGAAGATAATGATTTCTTAGTTATAGAAGGCTTTATAAATTTTTGCATGCAGGATTATTTAACAGAAATAAAGTTTGCAATTGAATTAGCTTATGAAGAGTTAAGAAATGAAAAAGAATACAATGAGTTTATTAAGCTTTTAAGATATTTTGTTGAAACTCAGCCTCCTAGAGTATTTGAAGTTAATTTATTTATGAAAGAAGATGGTCTGTTTTATTTGTGGGATGGTAATGGAGTGAAAATTGAAGAAAAATATATTGATTATTATTTAGATGATATTATTATGAATGATACTAGTTTAGATGATGTTTTAATCAGTATTTTAATTACTATTTCTCCACAAAAGATTGTTTTGCATAATACAAGTGCCATAGATTATAGTGAACCAGTGGAAATAATAAAAAAAGTTTTTAATGAAAAAATAGTTAACTGCTCTAACTGTGACCGATGTTTAAAATTAAAATCACAGATTGAACAATAG
- a CDS encoding PAS domain-containing protein, giving the protein MVNTQEIKNLFSEIIFQLNLPVAIYTIKGDFLTCNNSFTNRSGYTYKELLNFKLSDISSFTNTSLTTYFDNFYDYRDFLTNKYYKEETLKTKDDTEFLISIERYSVNWPEEQSTILLITDISLSKKAELITLNEYEELKASYQQIEAMNQELEFYQIKLKEKTIASERELKYLETALWGANIGLWEYDIKSHSFFINEKASQILGYSHLWEKGYITYDEWAFNLHDEDKDYVLKAFNEHVNDDSKYYETRYRVNISPDQWKWILARGKATQRVSNGRATKIVGTIQDITNFRKDEIIKSIILSAISDHVLLQNTDHTIIWANEAAAASVKLKPEDLINKKCYEIWHQRKTPCENCPVEYAIKNGKTNSTEIYTPDNRSFFIKAYPIFDEMKNITSIVEVTTETTHL; this is encoded by the coding sequence TTGGTTAACACACAAGAAATTAAAAATTTATTTAGCGAAATAATTTTTCAACTAAACCTTCCTGTTGCTATTTATACTATAAAAGGTGATTTTTTAACATGTAACAACTCTTTTACAAATAGATCAGGCTATACTTATAAAGAATTACTAAACTTTAAATTATCTGATATTTCTAGTTTTACTAACACTAGTTTAACTACCTATTTTGATAATTTCTATGATTACAGAGATTTTTTAACCAATAAATACTATAAGGAAGAGACATTAAAAACAAAAGACGATACAGAATTTTTAATTTCTATTGAAAGATACTCAGTTAATTGGCCTGAAGAACAAAGCACAATTTTACTTATTACAGATATATCACTTTCCAAAAAAGCAGAATTAATTACATTAAATGAATACGAAGAATTAAAAGCTTCCTACCAACAAATAGAAGCAATGAACCAAGAATTAGAATTTTATCAAATTAAACTCAAAGAAAAAACCATAGCTAGTGAAAGAGAACTAAAATATTTAGAAACAGCACTTTGGGGAGCAAATATTGGACTATGGGAATATGATATAAAATCACATAGCTTTTTTATTAATGAAAAAGCTTCACAAATACTAGGATATAGCCACTTATGGGAAAAAGGTTATATAACCTATGACGAATGGGCTTTTAATTTACATGATGAGGATAAAGATTATGTTTTAAAAGCATTTAATGAGCATGTTAATGATGATTCAAAATATTACGAGACACGATATCGTGTTAATATATCACCGGATCAATGGAAATGGATTTTAGCTAGAGGAAAAGCAACTCAAAGAGTTAGTAATGGTAGAGCTACTAAAATTGTTGGCACCATACAAGACATAACTAACTTTAGAAAAGATGAAATCATAAAATCAATAATTTTAAGTGCTATATCAGATCATGTTCTTTTACAAAATACTGATCACACTATTATATGGGCTAATGAAGCTGCAGCAGCCTCTGTTAAACTAAAACCAGAAGATCTTATTAATAAAAAATGTTATGAAATTTGGCATCAGCGTAAAACCCCTTGTGAAAACTGTCCAGTTGAATATGCTATTAAAAATGGTAAAACAAATTCAACTGAAATTTATACACCTGATAATAGAAGTTTTTTTATAAAAGCTTACCCTATTTTTGATGAAATGAAAAATATTACTAGTATTGTTGAAGTAACTACAGAAACCACTCATTTATAA
- the rpmI gene encoding 50S ribosomal protein L35, which produces MSKMKSHRGAAKRFKKTAKGKIKRSKAFGSHLLGHKPPKRKRRIRKPDLVSKAETKKIYRLIPYK; this is translated from the coding sequence ATGTCAAAAATGAAAAGTCATAGAGGAGCTGCAAAAAGATTTAAGAAAACCGCCAAAGGCAAGATTAAAAGATCAAAAGCTTTTGGAAGTCATCTTTTAGGACATAAACCACCTAAAAGAAAAAGAAGAATTCGTAAACCAGATTTGGTAAGTAAGGCAGAAACGAAAAAAATATATAGATTAATTCCCTATAAATAG
- the pheS gene encoding phenylalanine--tRNA ligase subunit alpha, producing the protein MLEKLKEIESSVVNRIRQADKLDVLNEIKVKILGRKGEITLLLRGLKDLSPEERAQVGKSANDVKAKLEGLLDKRAKELENKQLEERLLKEKIDVTLPGVPVASGRIHPVTKVTNEIKDIFISMGFSVAEGPEIELDYYNFEALNVPKDHPARDMQDTFYISEDVLLRTHTSPVQVRTMEKLAPEVPVKIIVPGKVYRKDDDATHSPMFNQIEGLLIDERVTFANLKATLMLFAQKVFGDDVRVRFRPSFFPFTEPSAEMDISCVMCKGDGCRVCSQTGWLEILGAGIVNPRVLKYGGYDPDMVTGFAFGLGIERIAMLKYGINDLRLFYDNDKRFLTQF; encoded by the coding sequence ATGCTTGAAAAATTAAAAGAAATTGAGAGTTCAGTGGTAAATCGAATAAGACAAGCAGATAAACTGGATGTATTAAACGAGATAAAAGTTAAAATATTAGGTCGAAAAGGGGAAATTACTTTACTTTTAAGAGGCTTGAAAGATCTGTCCCCTGAAGAAAGAGCTCAGGTTGGTAAATCTGCAAATGATGTTAAGGCTAAATTAGAGGGGTTGCTAGATAAACGAGCTAAGGAGTTAGAGAACAAACAGCTCGAAGAGAGATTGCTTAAAGAAAAAATTGATGTAACTCTACCAGGGGTACCCGTTGCTAGTGGTAGAATACATCCGGTTACTAAAGTTACAAATGAAATTAAAGATATATTTATAAGTATGGGATTTAGTGTAGCAGAAGGACCAGAAATAGAATTAGATTACTATAACTTTGAGGCATTAAATGTTCCTAAAGATCATCCAGCTAGGGATATGCAAGATACCTTTTACATAAGTGAAGATGTATTACTTCGTACTCACACTTCACCGGTACAGGTTAGGACTATGGAAAAATTAGCACCAGAAGTGCCAGTAAAGATAATTGTGCCGGGAAAAGTGTATAGAAAAGATGATGATGCTACACACTCACCTATGTTTAATCAAATTGAAGGGTTATTAATTGATGAAAGAGTTACATTTGCAAATTTAAAAGCTACTTTAATGCTTTTTGCACAAAAGGTATTCGGTGACGATGTAAGGGTGCGTTTTAGACCTAGCTTTTTTCCATTTACTGAACCTAGTGCAGAAATGGATATTTCATGTGTTATGTGTAAAGGTGATGGATGTAGAGTTTGTTCTCAAACTGGATGGTTAGAAATTTTAGGGGCTGGCATAGTAAATCCACGAGTTCTTAAATATGGTGGTTATGATCCAGATATGGTTACAGGTTTTGCATTTGGACTTGGTATTGAAAGAATAGCTATGCTCAAATATGGTATTAATGATTTGAGACTATTTTATGATAATGATAAACGTTTTCTTACTCAGTTTTAG
- a CDS encoding TrmH family RNA methyltransferase, whose translation MKVITSKDNKEIKLAYKLRNKKTRQQENAFFIEGKKIVEEALKETKLTKKVFLMDDLVDEFRDYILENPQIDWYNIDTNLLNHICTTETPQGIAAIVQKPECSLIDVIEANNIFLLLDQIADPGNLGSIIRTAWAMKVDGVLLTPGNVDPFSPKVVRSTMGGIFKIPVFTNIGIQHLRLLKDKGYTIACTDLRTENDFYNVDFNQSMVVVMGSEASGVSREVKDECQLYFKIPIDEQVDSLNVAIACGIIISETFRQRRNS comes from the coding sequence ATGAAAGTAATAACATCAAAAGACAACAAAGAGATAAAGCTAGCATATAAATTACGAAACAAAAAAACTAGGCAGCAAGAAAATGCTTTTTTTATTGAAGGTAAAAAAATAGTTGAAGAAGCACTTAAAGAAACTAAATTAACTAAAAAGGTTTTTTTAATGGATGATTTAGTTGATGAATTTAGGGACTATATTTTGGAAAACCCTCAAATAGATTGGTACAATATTGATACAAATTTATTAAATCATATTTGTACTACAGAAACACCCCAAGGTATTGCTGCTATTGTGCAAAAACCAGAGTGCTCTTTAATAGATGTAATAGAAGCAAATAATATTTTTTTGTTACTTGATCAAATTGCAGATCCAGGTAATTTAGGTTCGATAATAAGAACAGCTTGGGCTATGAAAGTTGATGGAGTATTGTTAACACCTGGTAATGTAGATCCTTTCAGTCCTAAAGTCGTAAGGTCAACTATGGGAGGGATTTTTAAAATACCAGTATTTACTAATATAGGTATTCAACACTTAAGATTACTAAAAGACAAAGGTTATACTATTGCTTGTACAGATCTTAGAACTGAAAATGATTTTTATAATGTAGATTTTAACCAAAGTATGGTTGTAGTTATGGGCAGTGAAGCCAGTGGAGTAAGTAGAGAAGTTAAAGATGAATGTCAGCTTTATTTTAAAATACCAATTGATGAACAAGTTGATTCTTTGAATGTTGCTATAGCCTGTGGTATTATAATAAGTGAAACATTCAGACAGCGCAGGAATAGTTAG
- a CDS encoding glycosidase: MGCVGAHVELNGFEGTVTINEPVLRYSGNPILTCHDVNKVWGNDCRLYTYTVHNAGVAKVTGANGNNQTIMLFRSHIADGRSVIGKALSDNGVNGWIVDPKPFLLPAIENDIYAEGVNIKSVIESEAGGVEDIRVNPIGSELYVLTYSAYHEKIPDRVKVMMAITKDFKTVIRYGPISEQDMRNVVIFPEPDKNETWRALLRPNDKDREVKGSGHIGGSFGEICVGFAPSPTGPWEIGSVIMRSGHGPSAYQAKIGPGSPPIKTPYGWLNIFHGVRSTMAGNPYTLGVAFHDLEEPTNPSKLRVSAKPLLMPSVSDCLVRETDYVHVPNVVFSCGALTGKDGTVAIYYGGNDTVMNVGLTNIQILNEMCNIFRLNPLTGEHLYSL, translated from the coding sequence ATGGGCTGCGTGGGAGCACATGTTGAGTTAAATGGATTTGAGGGAACAGTAACAATTAATGAACCAGTTTTACGTTACTCTGGTAACCCAATATTAACATGCCATGATGTCAATAAAGTCTGGGGTAATGATTGTCGTTTATATACATACACAGTACACAATGCAGGAGTGGCAAAAGTAACAGGTGCGAATGGTAATAATCAAACAATAATGCTTTTTCGTTCCCACATTGCTGATGGTCGTAGTGTAATAGGAAAAGCTTTAAGCGATAATGGTGTAAATGGTTGGATAGTTGACCCCAAACCATTTTTATTACCTGCGATAGAAAATGATATATATGCTGAAGGTGTTAATATAAAATCAGTTATTGAATCCGAGGCTGGTGGTGTGGAAGATATTAGGGTTAACCCTATTGGGAGCGAATTATATGTATTGACTTATAGTGCATACCACGAAAAAATTCCTGATAGAGTCAAGGTTATGATGGCCATAACCAAAGACTTTAAGACTGTTATTCGCTATGGCCCAATATCCGAGCAGGATATGCGTAATGTTGTTATATTTCCTGAACCTGATAAAAATGAAACATGGAGAGCCTTGCTTCGTCCAAATGACAAAGACAGGGAGGTTAAAGGCTCCGGTCACATAGGTGGCTCATTTGGGGAAATATGCGTAGGTTTTGCGCCAAGTCCTACCGGACCATGGGAAATCGGTAGTGTAATCATGAGAAGTGGTCACGGACCAAGTGCATACCAAGCAAAAATCGGACCAGGTAGTCCACCTATAAAGACTCCATATGGGTGGTTGAATATATTTCATGGTGTGCGTTCAACCATGGCTGGCAACCCATATACCTTAGGCGTGGCATTCCATGATCTTGAAGAACCAACAAATCCAAGTAAACTTCGAGTTAGTGCCAAACCGTTATTAATGCCTAGTGTAAGTGATTGTTTAGTAAGAGAGACTGATTATGTCCATGTTCCTAATGTAGTATTCAGTTGTGGTGCATTAACTGGCAAGGACGGTACAGTAGCTATATATTATGGTGGCAATGATACAGTCATGAATGTCGGGCTGACAAATATACAAATTTTAAATGAGATGTGTAATATCTTCCGCCTGAACCCATTAACAGGGGAACATTTATATTCTCTATGA
- the thrS gene encoding threonine--tRNA ligase, translating into MITITLNDGSKREYSKGTSLKEIAKDISSKLAKNAVVAVFNDELIDLNTPIFHDGQLEILDFSDDRAKEVYRHSSAHVMAQAVKRLWPESKLAIGPPIDKGYYYDFDSNHTFSPDDLNIIEKEMNKIIKENIPFIRKELSKQEAIKFFKECNEDYKVELIEELPEDEVISIYEQSEFVDLCAGPHVPTTGKLKAIKLMNLAGAYWRGDEQRKMLQRIYGTSFPKKEMLDDHLFKLEEAKKRDHRKLGKELGLFVVLEEGPGFPFFLPKGMILRNELEKFWRDEHEKAGYEEIRTPIILNRELWEKSGHWDHYKENMYFTNIDDNDFAIKPMNCPGGILVYKQNLYSYKDLPLRTGEMGLVHRHEKSGVLHGLMRVRAFTQDDAHIFMLPNQIIDEIKAVIDIIDHFYSLFGFPYHVELSTRPEDSMGSDEIWDFAIGSLRQALDEKGIDYKVNEGDGAFYGPKIDFHLQDSLDRTWQCGTIQLDFQFPEKFDLTYVGEDGERHRPVMIHRVVYGSIERFIGILTEHYGGAFPTWLAPVQARILPITDKHHDYAQKVYEELKAEGIRVEVDSRSEKTGYKIREGQLMKIPYLLIVGDKEIESEAVAVRKRKEGDLGAINIKEFKARIKDEIANKTS; encoded by the coding sequence ATGATAACTATAACCTTAAATGATGGAAGTAAACGTGAATATTCTAAAGGCACCTCTTTGAAGGAAATTGCTAAGGATATTAGTTCTAAGCTTGCTAAAAATGCTGTGGTTGCTGTATTCAATGATGAACTAATTGATCTAAATACACCTATTTTTCATGATGGTCAGCTTGAGATATTAGATTTTAGTGATGATAGGGCTAAAGAAGTATATCGACATTCTAGTGCACATGTTATGGCACAAGCTGTTAAACGATTATGGCCTGAAAGTAAACTTGCTATTGGTCCACCAATTGATAAAGGTTATTATTATGATTTTGATAGTAACCATACATTTAGCCCTGATGATTTAAATATTATAGAAAAAGAAATGAATAAAATAATTAAAGAAAACATTCCATTTATTAGAAAAGAATTATCTAAACAAGAAGCTATAAAATTTTTCAAAGAATGCAATGAAGATTATAAGGTTGAGTTGATAGAAGAATTGCCTGAAGATGAAGTAATAAGTATATATGAACAAAGTGAGTTTGTAGATTTATGTGCAGGACCACATGTACCAACAACTGGCAAATTAAAAGCAATAAAGCTTATGAACCTTGCTGGAGCTTATTGGCGTGGTGATGAGCAAAGGAAAATGCTGCAAAGAATATATGGTACATCTTTCCCTAAAAAGGAAATGCTAGATGATCATTTATTTAAGCTTGAAGAAGCCAAAAAGCGTGATCATAGAAAATTAGGAAAAGAATTAGGACTATTTGTTGTATTAGAAGAAGGGCCTGGCTTTCCATTTTTCTTACCTAAGGGTATGATTTTAAGAAATGAGCTAGAAAAATTTTGGCGTGATGAACACGAAAAAGCAGGATATGAAGAAATACGTACTCCTATTATATTAAATCGTGAATTATGGGAAAAGTCTGGACATTGGGATCACTATAAAGAAAATATGTACTTCACCAATATAGATGATAATGATTTTGCCATTAAACCTATGAACTGTCCAGGTGGAATTCTTGTATATAAGCAGAACCTTTATAGCTATAAGGATTTACCTTTAAGAACAGGTGAAATGGGTTTAGTTCATAGACATGAAAAATCAGGTGTTCTTCATGGGTTAATGAGGGTACGTGCATTTACACAAGATGATGCTCATATTTTTATGCTACCAAATCAAATTATAGATGAAATCAAAGCTGTTATTGATATTATAGATCATTTCTATAGTTTGTTTGGTTTTCCATATCATGTAGAACTATCTACTCGCCCTGAAGATTCCATGGGTTCTGATGAGATTTGGGATTTTGCAATTGGTTCTTTAAGACAAGCATTGGATGAGAAGGGTATTGACTATAAGGTAAATGAAGGTGATGGTGCTTTTTATGGGCCTAAAATAGATTTTCATCTTCAAGATTCTCTCGATAGAACATGGCAATGTGGAACTATCCAATTAGATTTTCAATTTCCAGAAAAATTTGATTTAACATATGTTGGTGAAGATGGAGAAAGACACAGACCAGTTATGATTCACCGTGTTGTATATGGTAGTATTGAAAGATTTATAGGAATACTTACAGAGCATTATGGTGGAGCATTTCCTACATGGTTAGCACCTGTACAAGCTAGAATTTTACCTATTACTGATAAACATCATGATTATGCCCAGAAAGTCTACGAAGAACTTAAAGCAGAAGGCATTAGGGTGGAAGTTGATAGCAGAAGTGAGAAAACTGGATATAAAATAAGGGAAGGTCAGCTTATGAAAATTCCTTATTTACTAATTGTGGGAGATAAAGAAATAGAATCAGAAGCTGTTGCGGTAAGAAAGCGTAAAGAAGGAGATTTAGGAGCTATTAACATAAAAGAGTTTAAGGCTAGGATTAAAGATGAGATAGCAAATAAAACATCATAG
- a CDS encoding DUF445 domain-containing protein has protein sequence MQYQLLAIPLISAFIGYLTNVVAIKLLFWPQNPINILGLKIQGLLPTRRADIAIKIGELVESELLSLNDVIDRANTPELQEKLIEKIIDLIKLRVNANLPKFLPTRINNYILELLEKVMRQEASNIIGQVFISGKEHLNNQVKISYIITERINSLDLDDLETLTRETTSKELRFIELLGGILGFFIGVIQVLILVFFPIT, from the coding sequence ATGCAATATCAATTATTAGCTATTCCTTTGATTAGTGCATTTATAGGATATTTAACTAATGTAGTTGCTATAAAACTATTATTTTGGCCTCAAAATCCGATAAATATTTTAGGGTTAAAGATACAAGGTTTACTTCCTACAAGAAGGGCTGATATTGCAATTAAGATAGGAGAACTAGTTGAAAGTGAGCTTTTGTCTTTAAACGATGTGATAGATAGAGCAAATACACCAGAATTACAGGAAAAGTTAATAGAAAAAATAATAGATTTGATTAAACTAAGGGTAAATGCAAATTTGCCTAAATTTTTACCAACACGTATAAATAACTATATACTTGAACTTTTAGAAAAAGTAATGCGACAAGAAGCATCAAATATAATTGGACAAGTTTTTATCTCAGGTAAGGAACATTTAAATAACCAGGTTAAAATAAGTTATATAATTACAGAACGAATAAATAGTCTTGATTTGGATGATTTAGAAACACTTACAAGAGAAACGACTTCGAAAGAATTGCGATTTATAGAATTATTAGGTGGAATACTTGGTTTTTTTATTGGTGTAATACAAGTGCTAATATTAGTATTTTTTCCTATAACTTAA